The DNA region GCATCTCCGAAGCTTGCCGCGCGGCCAATTGTGCCTTGCTCGGCGGCGAAACCGCGGAGATGCCGGATGTTTATCATGCCGGAGATTTCGACATTGCCGGAACCATCGTCGGCGTTGTCGAGAAAGCGAAAATCATTAATGGCAGCGCGATTGCGGCGGGTGATGTTTTGCTCGGCGTTGCTTCTTCGGGTTTGCACACCAATGGGTATTCACTCGCGCGCAAGATCGTCGCAGCCAATCGCGAGATTGCCGCAGAGGTTTATCGCGACGAGTTGGGCGAAACCGTTGGTCAAGCGTTGCTGCGGCCGCATCGGAGCTATCAAAAAATCATCGCCGCGTTGCGGGATCTCGAAGGCGTGCATGGGTTCTCACACATCACCGGCGGCGGCATCGTCGGCAACACCAAACGACTGCTCCCTGTGGGCCTCAAATTGGAGATTGATTGGAACGCGTGGGAATGGCCGCCGATATTCACATTGCTGCAAGACTATGGTAATGTTGCTACAGAAGAGATGCGAAATGTATTCAATCTCGGTATCGGGTTGGTAATCATTGCAGAAAGACACGCGCTCAATACCATAAAAGGCATGCTGGACGAATTGCAAGAAATGAATTGGCAAATTGGGGAAATGGCGCATGAATGAAATCCGCGTGCTTGAGGATAACCAATGAAAACGACATTCACCACAACGCCCGATCCCCAGTTGCTTGAGGATTTGGTGCGCCGCATCGTTGAAGTTGCGCATCCGCAGCGCATCATTCTTTTTGGCTCGGCAGCGCGGGAAGAAATGGGACCGAATAGCGATCTGGATGTCTTGGTCATTGTGCCGGACGGTACCTCCAAAAAGGAAAGCACACAAAAGATATATATGAATATGTTAGGATTCGGTTTTGCCAAGGATATTATTGTAGCGACGATGGGCGATATCGTCAAGCATGCTTCGAATCCATATTTGGTTTACAAGCAAGCCTTGAAAGAAGGGAAAGTTCTGTATAATGTCGCCTGAAAGTAATAATTTGATCCCCGGCTCTCCGAAAGAGTGGCTGGTCCGAGCTAAAAGTAATTTGGCTTTGGCTCGCGCGGAAAAACCTAAGGAGGTTTTCTGGGAAGACATGTGCTACAATGCACAGCAAGCTGCTGAAAAAGCGCTGAAAGCGGTATTGCAGCATTTCCAAATTACTTTTCGATTCATTCATGACTTGGAGGAATTGATAGATACTCTCGAGAAGAGCGGGATTACTTTCCCAAGCGACTTGAAACAAGCTGCCGTGCTTACACAATATGCGATTGAAACACGATATCCAGGGCATTTTGAAGAGATCACTGAAGCCGATTACCGGCAGGCTCTTGAGATTGCAAATCGCTTAGTGGAATGGGCTGAGGACGTGATTTCAGCACATAATCGAAACCAGGAACTAAAATAACTTCCGAGAGCGAATGTGGCACGAGTCAGCGTCATCGGCGCGGGCAGTTGGGGTACAGCGCTCGCGAAGCGGCTTTGCGAAAACGGGCATGCGGTGCGGCTCTGGTGCCGCCATTCCGAATTGGCGCGGCAG from Cytophagia bacterium CHB2 includes:
- a CDS encoding phosphoribosylformylglycinamidine cyclo-ligase, yielding MDYKSAGVDLVASEQSKQTIAELARRTHTKNVLHGVGLFGGFFQFPQQNYREPVLVASTDGVGTKIKLACQLGKYRDVGVDIVNHCINDIMVGGADPLFFLDYLAFGRLEPAIVEELIAGISEACRAANCALLGGETAEMPDVYHAGDFDIAGTIVGVVEKAKIINGSAIAAGDVLLGVASSGLHTNGYSLARKIVAANREIAAEVYRDELGETVGQALLRPHRSYQKIIAALRDLEGVHGFSHITGGGIVGNTKRLLPVGLKLEIDWNAWEWPPIFTLLQDYGNVATEEMRNVFNLGIGLVIIAERHALNTIKGMLDELQEMNWQIGEMAHE
- a CDS encoding nucleotidyltransferase domain-containing protein, producing MKTTFTTTPDPQLLEDLVRRIVEVAHPQRIILFGSAAREEMGPNSDLDVLVIVPDGTSKKESTQKIYMNMLGFGFAKDIIVATMGDIVKHASNPYLVYKQALKEGKVLYNVA
- a CDS encoding HEPN domain-containing protein yields the protein MSPESNNLIPGSPKEWLVRAKSNLALARAEKPKEVFWEDMCYNAQQAAEKALKAVLQHFQITFRFIHDLEELIDTLEKSGITFPSDLKQAAVLTQYAIETRYPGHFEEITEADYRQALEIANRLVEWAEDVISAHNRNQELK